Below is a genomic region from Bacillota bacterium.
GTCCCGCAGCAGGATAACCTTGATTCGGAGTTAAATGTAACAGACAATCTCTATATTTATTCCAAATTTTACGGAATTAGCGCGAGAGAGGCGAAAAAGAGGATTGCAGAACTGTTATCCTTTATGGAATTGGAGGAAAAGGCAAAGTCCAGCGTCAGGGAACTATCGGGCGGGATGCAGAGACGGCTTACCATAGCCAGGGCCTTGCTAAACAAGCCGAAGCTGTTAATCCTGGATGAGCCGACCACGGGACTTGATCCCCAGGTACGGCATCTTATCTGGAATAAACTCCGCGAATTGAAGAAGATGGACGTAACGATACTTTTGACAACTCACTACATGGAAGAGGCATTTCAAATCTGCGACCGGATAATCATCATGGACAAAGGAAAGAAATTACTGGAAGGAAATCCAAGGGATTTACTGTCAGCCAATCTGGAAAAGTACGTGATGGAGATATATGGTGCGGGTAGGGATAGTACAAGTCTCTCCGCATATTTTGAGAGCAATGGAATCAGGCATGAGTTTTTTAAGGATACTTTATTTGCCTACAGTAATGACTCCGAGGAGCTTGCCGGGTTTGCAGAAACGTTAAAGGCGGGCGATTATTATTTACGCCCCTCAAACCTTGAGGATTTATTTTTGAAAGTAACGGGGAGGACCCTCAATGAACTTCAATGAGATTTATCATTTGCCTTCTTTATGGGAACGGATTATCAGTGTTTGGTACAGACATGTCCGGGTATATAACTCCAATTTCTTGAGCAACGCCTTTCCACCGTTCTTCGAACCCCTAATATTCCTGGCCGGACTGGGAATCGGCCTCGGCGCCTATATTCAAACCATGGGCGCAGTGAATTACCTGCTTTTTCTGGCCAGCGGCCTTATTGTCACCAGCGCCATGTACACGGCATCCTTTGAGTGTACCTATGGCACATTTATCAGGTTGGAATTCGATAAAACTTATGACGGGATGCTTGGGGCACCCATATCGCCAAACGATCTCATTGCGGGAGAGATCCTTTTTGCCGGAACCAAAGGAATGTTGTTTTCTTTTGCCGTTCTCCTCATCACCTGGGTGACAGGGATAATCAGCTCTCCTCTGAGCATTCTGGCGGCCCTCGTGGGTTTTATTTGCGGGATAATGTTTGCCACTTTGTCGATGTTTATTACCTCCTTTGTGAAAAATATCAATCATTTCAATTTCTATTTCACTGGATTGCTTTCCCCCATGTTTTTCTTTTCGGGGGTAGTGTTCCCACTGGAAAACCTGCCCAAAGTCCTGCAGTATGTGGCTGAGGCCATACCGCTAACCCATGTGGTAAGGATGGCCAGGGCGTTTTGTATTCCCGGCGGGGTAAATTCCTACTTGCTGTTCGATTTGTCGTACTCTGTGGTCTTTACGGTCTTTACAGGGTGGCTTGCTCTTAGGGGGCTGAAAAAGAGAATGATAGTTTAGCAAATCTGTGTTTTTTTGTACATACCGCTGACTTTCCCCTAATTAATATTGAAAGAAATCAATCCACATATTACGTATCGGGAATCCCGAAACGTTTGGGCGAAATGCCGCTATTGAATTTTTTTTTCAGGAGGAAGTCTGTTGAAAATCTTATCTCGGCGTAGTTTCATTATTGGCGGTAGTTTAAGTTTAGTTTCATACTTATACTTTGAAACTCACTCCATAGCTGTAAAGCACTATCGCATTCCGATAAATAATTTGCCTTTACCTTTCAACGGGTTCACAATTTTACAACTCAGCGATTTACATAGTAAGGAATACGGAAAGAAACAGAATAAGCTTCTTCGGTTACTTGGTAGCCAGAACTTTGATATAGTTGCAATTACGGGTGACCTGGTAGACAAGGATAACCCTTTAATAGAGCCGGGTCTTGACTTAGTCCAAGGGTTGAGGCATAAGCCAACATACTTTGTTCCAGGCAACCATGATTGGTGGACAGGCTTCCAATTTAAAGATCAAGCCTTACAAATGGGCGTCAAGATTCTCGCTAACCAAGCAGTCAAATTAACAAAAAACGGTGAACATATCTGGCTAGTCGGTGTAGACGATCCGTATTTGGGCCGCGACCGATTGGGCGAAGCTTTGGCCCAAGTTAATGATTCAGCGCCCAGGTTATTAATGGCCCATGCACCAAATGTTTTTCCTTTGGCTATCAAATTTGGAATAGAACTTTTAATGGTTGGCCATACCCATGGGGGACAGGTTCGGTTGCCTTTTGTTGGAGCAGTTGTTGTACCGGGGCAAGGGTTATTTCCTGAATGGGATTACGGTTTATTTTCCACTGGTAAAACCAGAATGGTTATAACTGGGGGGTTAGGGGAGAGTGTTCTCCCAATTAGGTTTAATATAAGAC
It encodes:
- a CDS encoding ATP-binding cassette domain-containing protein, producing MNGAVISIKNLHKSFNGLKAVDNLDFYVEKTECFGFLGPNGAGKTTIMKIIYGKSEPDRNRDTIINVFGCDPAKDSLKIKSFSGIVPQQDNLDSELNVTDNLYIYSKFYGISAREAKKRIAELLSFMELEEKAKSSVRELSGGMQRRLTIARALLNKPKLLILDEPTTGLDPQVRHLIWNKLRELKKMDVTILLTTHYMEEAFQICDRIIIMDKGKKLLEGNPRDLLSANLEKYVMEIYGAGRDSTSLSAYFESNGIRHEFFKDTLFAYSNDSEELAGFAETLKAGDYYLRPSNLEDLFLKVTGRTLNELQ
- a CDS encoding ABC transporter permease, whose amino-acid sequence is MNFNEIYHLPSLWERIISVWYRHVRVYNSNFLSNAFPPFFEPLIFLAGLGIGLGAYIQTMGAVNYLLFLASGLIVTSAMYTASFECTYGTFIRLEFDKTYDGMLGAPISPNDLIAGEILFAGTKGMLFSFAVLLITWVTGIISSPLSILAALVGFICGIMFATLSMFITSFVKNINHFNFYFTGLLSPMFFFSGVVFPLENLPKVLQYVAEAIPLTHVVRMARAFCIPGGVNSYLLFDLSYSVVFTVFTGWLALRGLKKRMIV
- a CDS encoding metallophosphoesterase, which gives rise to MKILSRRSFIIGGSLSLVSYLYFETHSIAVKHYRIPINNLPLPFNGFTILQLSDLHSKEYGKKQNKLLRLLGSQNFDIVAITGDLVDKDNPLIEPGLDLVQGLRHKPTYFVPGNHDWWTGFQFKDQALQMGVKILANQAVKLTKNGEHIWLVGVDDPYLGRDRLGEALAQVNDSAPRLLMAHAPNVFPLAIKFGIELLMVGHTHGGQVRLPFVGAVVVPGQGLFPEWDYGLFSTGKTRMVITGGLGESVLPIRFNIRPEIVLITLMRV